A region from the Lolium perenne isolate Kyuss_39 chromosome 4, Kyuss_2.0, whole genome shotgun sequence genome encodes:
- the LOC127293053 gene encoding uncharacterized protein produces MSSPEGDKDKPGAGTEQEGRPSKAWGILIFGLVGAASATLAVAQVRRGVGWFYTQLNKVQTTSAWRKTSKSSSGSFSEDARRRYHQRMQQEFEDEQERVQRIRHMQSVFNRERNKFRNSYESWKENGPPGGYNYIPRDDWYWQTDTSNSENKNKRTYTPAGPKGYLMSHHYSVLGLDRSRGTPYTDAELKSAFRTKAMEVHPDQNQDNRETAEEEFKEVVKSYEAIKLERKNNAN; encoded by the exons ATGTCCTCGCCGGAGGGGGACAAAGACAAGCCCGGCGCTGGGACGGAGCAGGAGGGGCGGCCTTCCAAGGCCTGGGGGATCCTCATCTTCGGCCTCGTCGGGGCCGCCAGCGCGACCCTCGCG GTTGCCCAAGTTCGTAGGGGCGTCGGCTGGTTCTACACTCAG CTGAATAAGGTGCAGACAACATCAGCTTGGAGGAAGACAAGTAAAAGCTCTAGTGGAAGTTTCAGCGAGGACGCTAGGAGAAGATATCATCAACGTATGCAGCAGGAATTTGAGGATGAACAGGAGAGAGTT CAAAGAATAAGGCACATGCAAAGTGTTTTCAACCGAGAGAGGAACAAATTCAGGAATAGTTATGAAAGTTGGAAGGAGAATGGCCCCCCAGGTGGATATAATTACATCCCACGGGATGACTGGTATTGGCAGACTGATACATCTAACtcggaaaataaaaataaacggaCATATACACCAGCGGGACCTAAGGGTTATCTTATGTCACATCATTATTCAGTTCTTGGTCTTGACAG GTCACGAGGGACACCATACACAGATGCAGAATTGAAG AGTGCTTTTAGAACAAAAGCAATGGAGGTCCATCCTGATCAAAATCAAGATAATAGAG AGACCGCAGAAGAAGAGTTCAAGGAGGTTGTCAAATCTTACGAGGCAATAAAACTTGAGAGGAAAAATAACGCAAATTGA
- the LOC127293052 gene encoding putative pentatricopeptide repeat-containing protein At5g65820: MQRLSAPLRRRLSTGATSDHTLASSAELAYRLLRRHSSDPQKLASALSASGLDATSPRLLDAVLRRCGAASSLALDYFHWCSPSLPSAPLPSSLALLAKYFSRASAAPSPALLAPLPSHLLSSSILSPVLRRLPPPRALPFALSLLASRPGHDHPSLFLSLLESLSKTGHVAAAERLVEELHTRLPLSIRHYTALLYGWCRQGKLDEAKHVLARMKTADVAPDVVVFNTLLAGFVADGRFEDAFELTKEMDRQDCPPNAVSYTTLMQGLGSRGRVDEVMRVFVEMRRKGCAPDSVTFGTLVSAFCKAGRVAQGYEFLDAMSRDALRVDPAVYLGFFVAHERKEQLEECLELMERMRECKCPPDLSIYNVVIRMSCKLGETKQAVALWNEMENSGLSPGVDTFAIMVNGLVGQGSLVDACNYFKDMVGRGLFVAPQYGVLKDLLNALVRDEKLELAKDVWGCILTKGCELNVSAWTIWIHALYAKKHVKEACLYCLDMLEAGLMPQPDTFAKLMKGLKKLYNRQIAAEITEKVRLMAEERHVSFKMYKRRGVRDLEEKPKKKKRRGQKRSSGRQTVRDQSKEHADLSDSVDDEEFSS, translated from the coding sequence ATGCAGCGCCTCTCCGcccctctccgccgccgcctctccaCCGGCGCCACCAGCGACCACACCCTCGCCTCCTCCGCGGAGCTCGCGTACCGCCTGCTCCGCCGCCACAGCTCCGATCCGCAGAAGCTCGCCTCCGCGCTGTCCGCGTCGGGGCTCGACGCCACCTCCCCGCGCCTCCTCGACGCCGTGCTCCGCCGCTGCGGCGCCGCGTCCTCCCTCGCGCTCGACTACTTCCACTGGTGCTCGCCGTCGCTGCCCTCCGCGCCGCTCCCCTCCTCCCTCGCGCTCCTCGCCAAGTACTTCTCGCGCGCGTCCGCCGCGCCCAGCCCCGCCCTCCTCGCGCCGCTCCCCTCccacctcctctcctcctccatccTCTCGCCCGTGctccgccgcctcccgccgccgcgcGCCCTGCCCTTCGCGCTCTCGCTCCTCGCCTCCCGCCCCGGCCACGAccacccctccctcttcctctccctcctCGAGTCCCTCTCCAAGACCGgccacgtcgccgccgccgagcgCCTCGTCGAGGAGCTCCACACCCGGCTCCCGCTCTCCATCCGCCACTACACCGCCCTGCTCTACGGGTGGTGCCGCCAGGGCAAGCTCGACGAGGCCAAGCACGTGCTCGCCCGCATGAAGACCGCGGACGTCGCCCCGGACGTCGTCGTCTTCAACACCCTCCTCGCGGGGTTCGTCGCCGACGGCAGGTTCGAGGACGCGTTCGAGCTGACAAAGGAGATGGATCGACAGGACTGCCCTCCCAACGCCGTGTCCTACACCACCCTGATGCAGGGGCTCGGGTCGAGGGGCAGGGTTGATGAGGTAATGCGGGTGTTTGTTGAAATGCGCAGGAAGGGATGCGCGCCGGATTCCGTCACGTTCGGCACCCTGGTCAGCGCGTTCTGCAAGGCCGGCAGGGTAGCCCAGGGGTACGAGTTCCTGGACGCAATGTCGAGGGACGCGCTGCGGGTGGATCCTGCCGTGTACCTTGGGTTCTTTGTGGCGCATGAGAGGAAGGAGCAGCTGGAGGAGTGCTTGGAGCTGATGGAGAGGATGCGGGAGTGCAAGTGCCCCCCAGACCTCAGTATCTACAATGTGGTGATCCGGATGTCCTGTAAGCTCGGAGAGACGAAACAAGCCGTGGCGTTGTGGAACGAGATGGAGAATAGCGGGCTCAGCCCTGGGGTCGACACGTTCGCCATCATGGTGAATGGGCTTGTTGGGCAGGGGTCGCTGGTCGACGCCTGCAATTACTTCAAAGACATGGTTGGGAGGGGCCTATTTGTTGCACCGCAGTATGGAGTGCTGAAGGACCTCCTCAATGCGTTGGTCAGAGATGAGAAACTTGAGCTTGCAAAGGATGTTTGGGGTTGCATCCTGACCAAAGGTTGTGAACTAAATGTGAGTGCATGGACAATCTGGATCCATGCGCTGTACGCGAAGAAACATGTCAAGGAGGCATGCTTGTATTGCTTGGACATGCTTGAGGCAGGGCTGATGCCGCAGCCTGACACATTTGCAAAGCTAATGAAAGGACTGAAGAAGCTGTACAACAGACAGATTGCTGCTGAAATTACTGAGAAGgtgaggttgatggcggaggagagaCATGTCAGCTTTAAAATGTATAAGAGGCGTGGGGTGAGGGATCTTGAAGAGAAgcctaagaaaaagaaaaggagaggGCAGAAGCGGAGTAGTGGGAGGCAGACTGTTCGAGATCAATCTAAAGAACATGCCGACCTTTCGGATTCTGTTGACGATGAAGAATTCTCCAGCTGA